The Chondrinema litorale genome includes a window with the following:
- a CDS encoding patatin-like phospholipase family protein, with amino-acid sequence MNRSIYILFISIFALFGCEDSELPIVPETTGTPTGTALIITGAAARINQQIALIERLHDQNKLNNLDFVSGVSSGGINAIMLNGILDNTNDFGFESYKDIVLNLTNADVLDNSRNDLPIDTKPLWNTFETKLLEELNYTSFDDLFMPTALTSTNLDLKEIEFSSNITELDNIGGDLIESLMATTSFPVAFPSIKINDNIYVDGGLIENIPVNAVMEYQRIREAPFDTVYIVSYQKNTETRWSDELDYLSISGTREDILKVTLEKAGFDTDALSQQSFLNELLRIANNYPELASRCYVYVPNVADAPYYGVFDFSSETAHSSYNSVSIWAQSNEPVPLDAYLAINGININ; translated from the coding sequence ATGAATCGATCAATATATATACTATTTATATCAATATTTGCGCTGTTTGGCTGCGAAGACTCAGAACTTCCTATCGTACCAGAAACTACAGGTACACCCACTGGCACAGCCTTAATTATTACTGGTGCTGCTGCCAGAATTAATCAACAAATCGCTTTAATCGAGAGACTTCACGATCAGAACAAGCTCAACAACCTTGATTTTGTATCTGGTGTGAGTTCTGGTGGAATTAATGCAATTATGCTCAATGGCATTTTAGACAACACCAACGATTTCGGATTCGAATCTTATAAAGACATTGTATTGAATCTAACCAATGCAGATGTGTTGGATAATTCTAGAAACGATTTACCGATAGATACCAAACCACTTTGGAATACTTTCGAAACCAAATTGCTAGAAGAGTTAAATTATACTTCTTTTGATGATTTATTCATGCCAACTGCGCTTACCAGTACCAATTTAGATTTAAAAGAAATTGAGTTTTCTTCTAACATAACTGAGTTGGACAACATCGGTGGAGATTTAATAGAATCGCTCATGGCAACAACTTCGTTCCCAGTAGCTTTTCCATCAATCAAAATCAACGATAATATATATGTAGACGGAGGTTTAATAGAAAACATTCCTGTAAATGCAGTGATGGAATACCAGCGTATTCGCGAAGCACCTTTTGATACAGTTTACATAGTTTCTTATCAAAAAAATACGGAAACAAGATGGAGTGATGAACTTGATTATCTATCAATTAGCGGTACTAGAGAAGACATTCTAAAAGTAACTTTAGAGAAAGCTGGTTTTGATACTGATGCACTTTCACAACAATCGTTTTTAAATGAGTTACTTAGAATTGCTAATAATTATCCAGAGTTAGCAAGCAGATGTTATGTGTATGTGCCAAATGTTGCGGATGCTCCTTATTACGGTGTTTTCGACTTTAGCTCAGAAACTGCACATAGTTCTTATAACAGTGTGAGTATTTGGGCTCAAAGTAACGAGCCTGTTCCTTTAGATGCTTATCTCGCTATAAATGGAATTAACATCAATTAG
- a CDS encoding 6-bladed beta-propeller: MKLISFFLTSWFLFNQFSSNDKDPFAPNENTIKLDISKAITDTDAFISKLKITKVVKLKGDADTYISASRKIIDRDNKIYICDYIESNLSIFDYEGNYLSKVGAKGRGPGEFNRIFDFTILDDGSYVVIDRNGLIQFDKDKKYVSYLFQNPIQICYMKGNEYAVYFGATKYSKSTNHIMVYDTDYNVKEKYSPFPEETEDVTTGFFDIGGIKATPFGMLYNELSSPVYHEVLNDGTVYPKYEITGNAHIWPYEKRNRIKSFAKMKSEEAKIIYPYYQFQENSNAFIFTLTLEDQQLHTFYYDKISKKLYKPALMQEPYMAAFFKPIFGLGMNQKHEFIIPVYMNWFYRNYNKNAETKAVLTKHFPELLTLAEGTDEYSNPALVYFTFGE; encoded by the coding sequence ATGAAACTCATTTCATTCTTTCTCACATCTTGGTTCTTATTCAATCAATTTAGTTCAAATGATAAAGACCCCTTTGCTCCTAATGAAAACACCATAAAATTAGATATTTCAAAAGCGATTACCGATACAGACGCTTTCATAAGCAAATTGAAAATTACCAAGGTAGTTAAACTAAAAGGAGATGCCGACACTTATATAAGCGCTAGTAGAAAAATAATTGATCGAGATAATAAAATTTACATCTGCGACTATATTGAATCGAACTTAAGCATATTTGATTATGAAGGTAATTACCTTTCTAAAGTTGGTGCAAAAGGCAGAGGACCCGGTGAGTTTAATCGTATTTTCGACTTTACAATTTTAGATGATGGAAGCTATGTTGTAATTGATAGAAATGGGCTAATACAGTTTGATAAAGACAAAAAATATGTAAGTTATCTTTTCCAAAACCCTATTCAAATCTGTTATATGAAAGGAAATGAGTATGCTGTTTACTTTGGTGCTACTAAATATTCCAAAAGTACCAATCATATAATGGTATACGATACAGATTACAATGTAAAAGAAAAGTATTCTCCATTCCCAGAAGAAACAGAAGATGTGACTACCGGATTTTTTGATATCGGAGGCATAAAAGCCACACCTTTCGGCATGCTTTATAATGAACTATCTTCACCAGTATATCATGAAGTATTGAACGACGGTACAGTTTATCCTAAGTATGAAATTACTGGAAACGCTCATATCTGGCCATACGAAAAAAGGAATCGGATAAAGTCTTTTGCTAAAATGAAGTCTGAAGAAGCAAAAATCATTTATCCTTATTATCAATTTCAAGAAAACAGTAATGCTTTTATCTTTACTTTAACTCTAGAAGATCAACAGTTGCACACCTTTTATTACGATAAGATTTCTAAGAAACTCTATAAACCAGCACTTATGCAAGAACCATATATGGCCGCATTTTTTAAACCTATTTTTGGTTTAGGAATGAATCAAAAACATGAATTTATCATTCCTGTTTACATGAACTGGTTTTATAGAAATTATAATAAAAATGCAGAAACAAAAGCTGTACTCACTAAACACTTTCCAGAACTTCTCACACTCGCTGAAGGTACTGATGAATACAGCAATCCGGCATTGGTCTATTTTACTTTTGGGGAGTAA
- a CDS encoding 6-bladed beta-propeller, producing the protein MKVLSFLITTCFLFFTNIYTENSAENPYAPNENTIKLDISKAITETEPFLSKLKITKVVKLKGDVDTYISSSRKIIDRDNKIYICDYEESNLSIFDYEGNYVSKVGGKGRGPGEFDRIFDFTILDDGRFVVIDRKGLMLFDKNKQHVSSKYHNPSLICQWPDNKFVVFFDATKYARSSSNLIIYDTNYKVIDELFPYPEETKTNTAGFFGLGGIVNTPSGILLNEASSPIFYEIHKDGNSYPKYEITGNSKIWPHEDRYKLKAFAKETNDGIAIYPAYPFRENNNAFVFSLVLEDKKMHTFFYDKIENKLYQPDLLNEPYLYAFFRTVFGFGVNQKNEFIIPVYMNKLYRKLNKDETLKTDMAKYFPELLTLAEGTDEYSNPALVYFTFGE; encoded by the coding sequence ATGAAGGTACTATCTTTTTTAATTACCACCTGTTTCTTATTTTTCACAAATATCTATACAGAAAATAGTGCTGAAAACCCCTACGCTCCTAATGAAAACACTATTAAATTAGATATCTCAAAAGCCATTACGGAGACAGAGCCTTTCTTAAGCAAATTGAAAATTACCAAGGTAGTTAAGCTAAAAGGAGATGTGGATACTTATATAAGTTCAAGTAGAAAAATAATTGATCGAGATAATAAAATCTATATATGCGATTATGAGGAGTCTAACTTAAGCATATTCGACTATGAAGGTAATTATGTATCGAAAGTCGGTGGTAAAGGCAGAGGACCCGGCGAATTTGATCGTATTTTCGACTTTACAATTTTAGATGATGGAAGATTTGTTGTAATCGATAGAAAAGGCCTTATGCTGTTCGATAAAAACAAACAGCATGTGAGTTCTAAATATCATAACCCCAGCCTGATTTGTCAGTGGCCTGATAATAAATTTGTAGTCTTTTTTGATGCAACCAAATATGCAAGAAGCTCTAGTAATCTAATAATATACGATACTAATTATAAGGTTATAGATGAGCTTTTTCCATACCCAGAAGAAACTAAAACTAATACCGCAGGATTTTTTGGGCTTGGTGGCATAGTAAATACGCCTTCTGGTATATTACTCAATGAGGCATCTTCACCAATATTTTACGAAATACATAAAGATGGAAATAGCTACCCTAAATATGAAATTACGGGGAATTCTAAGATTTGGCCTCACGAAGATAGATATAAACTTAAAGCATTTGCTAAAGAAACAAATGATGGTATAGCCATCTATCCCGCCTATCCATTTCGAGAAAATAACAATGCTTTTGTATTTTCTCTAGTACTAGAAGATAAAAAAATGCATACTTTTTTTTATGATAAAATAGAAAATAAACTTTACCAACCTGACCTACTAAATGAACCTTACTTGTATGCATTTTTTAGGACCGTATTTGGCTTTGGTGTAAATCAAAAAAACGAATTTATTATTCCTGTTTACATGAATAAGTTATATCGCAAATTGAATAAAGATGAAACACTAAAAACAGATATGGCAAAATACTTTCCAGAACTACTCACACTCGCTGAGGGTACAGACGAGTACAGCAATCCAGCATTGGTCTATTTTACTTTTGGAGAATGA